A single genomic interval of Burkholderia cepacia ATCC 25416 harbors:
- a CDS encoding RsmB/NOP family class I SAM-dependent RNA methyltransferase, with product MKLHGFLIGQTETLLAEVLKFAGPADATTSRFFRAHPKLGHAERGVIAEAVFAVLRRKMEFSHLAESGTGTPARRLTLLGLMQTVGRNALKPFLSDTESAWLEHVSKIDPASLPVRIRTNLPDWIHQALSARFDADELAQLAAALNYPAPLDLRANAQKASRDQVIDGLRASGIDAGATPFAPFGVRVVGKPALTRLKLFEEGAIEVQDEGSQLLCSLVAPRRGEMVVDFCAGAGGKTLALGAMMRSTGRLYAFDVSEKRLAKLKPRLARSGLSNVNPVLIDSEHDAKIKRLAGKIDRVLVDAPCSGLGTLRRNPDLKWRQTRTAIDELTPKQASILASAARLVKKGGRLVYATCSVLDAENERIVEQFLADHPEFVLVPAQKVLDDQRIALETGDYLSLWPHRHATDGFFAAVLERRAAQ from the coding sequence TCTTCCGCGCGCACCCGAAGCTCGGGCACGCAGAGCGCGGCGTGATCGCCGAGGCGGTGTTCGCGGTGCTGCGCCGGAAAATGGAGTTTTCGCACCTCGCCGAGAGCGGCACCGGTACGCCGGCACGACGCCTCACGCTGCTCGGCCTGATGCAGACGGTCGGCCGCAATGCGCTGAAGCCGTTCCTGTCGGACACCGAGTCGGCGTGGCTCGAGCACGTGTCGAAAATCGACCCGGCGAGCCTGCCCGTGCGCATTCGCACGAACCTGCCCGACTGGATTCACCAGGCGCTGTCGGCCCGTTTCGACGCCGACGAGCTCGCGCAGCTTGCCGCCGCGCTGAACTATCCGGCGCCGCTCGACCTGCGCGCCAACGCGCAGAAGGCGAGCCGCGACCAGGTCATCGACGGGCTGCGCGCGAGCGGCATCGACGCGGGCGCGACGCCGTTCGCACCGTTCGGCGTGCGCGTGGTCGGCAAGCCGGCGCTGACGCGCCTGAAGCTGTTCGAGGAAGGCGCGATCGAGGTGCAGGACGAAGGCAGCCAGCTGCTGTGTTCGCTGGTCGCGCCGCGCCGCGGCGAGATGGTCGTCGATTTCTGCGCGGGCGCGGGCGGCAAGACGCTCGCGCTGGGCGCGATGATGCGCTCGACCGGGCGCCTCTATGCGTTCGACGTGTCGGAGAAGCGCCTCGCGAAGCTGAAGCCGCGCCTCGCACGCAGCGGGCTGTCGAACGTGAACCCGGTGCTGATCGACAGCGAGCACGACGCGAAGATCAAGCGGCTCGCCGGCAAGATCGACCGCGTGCTGGTCGACGCGCCGTGCAGCGGCCTCGGCACGCTGCGCCGCAATCCGGACCTGAAGTGGCGCCAGACGCGCACCGCGATCGATGAACTCACGCCGAAGCAGGCGTCGATCCTCGCGAGCGCCGCGCGCCTGGTGAAGAAGGGCGGCCGGCTCGTCTACGCCACCTGCAGCGTGCTCGACGCCGAGAACGAACGCATCGTCGAGCAGTTCCTGGCCGACCATCCCGAGTTCGTGCTGGTGCCGGCGCAGAAGGTGCTGGATGACCAGCGCATCGCGCTCGAGACCGGCGACTACCTGTCGTTGTGGCCGCACCGTCACGCAACCGACGGTTTCTTCGCCGCCGTCCTCGAACGGCGCGCTGCGCAGTAA